Proteins encoded by one window of Carassius carassius chromosome 30, fCarCar2.1, whole genome shotgun sequence:
- the LOC132111085 gene encoding oligodendrocyte transcription factor 3-like — MDSDASSTCSRSSSPELAVDSSFFSNKVFQAYCTDRETGQSRSEKLSQNTGSGGKSPAQADLSKDDLQDLRLKVNSRERKRMHDLNQAMDGLREVMPYAQGPSVRKLSKISTLLLARNYILMLSSSLEEMKKLVGDVYGARSQSHSARRVLQPTSAAPASQLQLLSLAPSLHSLVGNNTMPTVGQAPHSPPSAGYLGFPAPPLPSLLKDPLHLSSSYRHFPGMPCPCSLCQPLPASTASLHSLSMGK; from the coding sequence ATGGATTCTGATGCAAGTTCCACATGCAGTCGGTCTTCTTCACCTGAGCTGGCTGTGGACTCCAGCTTTTTCTCCAACAAAGTGTTTCAGGCTTACTGCACAGATAGAGAAACGGGGCAGTCCAGGTCTGAAAAGCTATCACAGAACACCGGGTCTGGGGGAAAGAGCCCCGCACAGGCCGATCTCTCCAAAGACGACCTGCAAGATCTACGACTCAAAGTGAACAGCCGCGAGCGCAAACGCATGCACGACCTCAACCAGGCCATGGACGGGCTTCGAGAGGTGATGCCCTATGCACAGGGCCCATCCGTACGTAAGCTGTCCAAAATCTCCACCCTGCTTCTAGCCAGAAACTACATCCTCATGCTGTCCAGCTCTCTGGAGGAGATGAAGAAGCTAGTAGGTGACGTTTATGGAGCCAGGAGTCAGAGTCACTCGGCTAGACGGGTTCTACAACCAACTTCAGCTGCTCCGGCATCCCAGTTACAGTTGCTTTCACTTGCTCCATCTCTGCACTCTCTGGTGGGCAACAACACCATGCCGACAGTGGGCCAAGCCCCTCATTCTCCACCCTCGGCTGGGTATCTGGGTTTCCCTGCTCCACCTCTTCCCAGCCTTCTGAAAGACCCTCTGCATCTCTCCAGTAGCTACAGGCATTTTCCCGGCATGCCTTGCCCCTGCTCGCTCTGCCAGCCTCTCCCTGCTTCCACAGCCAGCCTGCACAGCCTCTCCATGGGGAAGTGA